Proteins encoded in a region of the Candidatus Methylomirabilota bacterium genome:
- a CDS encoding ABC transporter ATP-binding protein, whose amino-acid sequence MSEALVAARELEREYRVGPETVRVLRGVSLSVNAGESVALIGASGVGKSTLLHLLGGLDRPTVGQVLFAGEDMYARSEGALARLRRTEIAFIFQFYNLLGEMTALENAMMPALLQRLPAAQARERGAAALHEVGLGDRLGHRPGELSGGEQQRVAIARALVAQPRLVLADEPTGNLDPKTSEVIWDLFLRLQAERGLAFVIATHNHDLARKADRGYRLLEGRAVAWS is encoded by the coding sequence ATGAGTGAGGCGCTGGTCGCGGCGCGCGAGCTTGAGCGGGAGTACCGGGTCGGCCCCGAGACCGTGCGTGTGCTGCGGGGCGTGAGCCTGTCCGTCAACGCGGGGGAGAGCGTCGCCCTGATCGGCGCCTCGGGGGTCGGGAAATCGACGCTGCTCCATCTCCTGGGCGGGCTCGATCGCCCTACGGTCGGGCAGGTGCTCTTCGCGGGCGAGGACATGTACGCCCGCTCGGAGGGCGCGCTGGCCCGGCTCCGGCGCACCGAGATCGCGTTCATCTTCCAGTTCTACAATCTCTTGGGCGAGATGACCGCGCTCGAGAACGCGATGATGCCGGCCTTGCTCCAACGCCTGCCGGCCGCCCAGGCCCGGGAGCGCGGAGCCGCTGCTCTGCACGAGGTCGGGTTGGGCGACAGGCTCGGCCACCGCCCGGGCGAGCTGTCGGGCGGGGAGCAGCAGCGGGTCGCCATCGCCCGCGCGCTCGTCGCCCAGCCCCGACTGGTCCTGGCCGACGAGCCCACGGGCAACCTCGACCCCAAGACCAGCGAGGTGATCTGGGATCTCTTCCTGAGACTGCAGGCGGAACGGGGCCTGGCCTTCGTCATAGCGACCCACAACCACGATCTGGCTCGCAAGGCCGACCGCGGATACCGGCTGCTGGAGGGGCGGGCGGTCGCCTGGAGCTGA
- a CDS encoding ATP-dependent Clp protease ATP-binding subunit, translated as MFERFTERARRVIILAREEAGRFRHDFVGTEHILLGLIRDGEGIATAVLQRLGLRLETVKAEVERALAGFPKTLTFGEVPFTPQAKRVLELSIEEARQLGHNYIGTEHLLLGLMKEGQSIAAKILESLGARLDEVRQETLALLGDQYYPRPKKRSQTPVLDEFARDLTQLARESKLDPVIGRETEIERVIQILARRTKNNPVLIGEPGVGKTAIVEGLAQRIVGHEVPDVLAQKRLLQLDLGALVAGTKYRGQFEERLKAVMKEIRQSENVVLFLDELHTLIGAGAAEGAIDASNMLKPALSRGEIQTIGATTLDEYRKYIEKDGALERRFQPVIVRAPSVPESVEIIKGLRHKYEAHHRVKITDEAIDAAVKLADRYITDRQLPDKAIDVIDEASSRTRLMALTPPPEIKEIGKEVERVVREKDMYLEAQEFEKAASLREKEKLLRARDEEMKREWDKRKGKGPQTVSEEDIEYIVSRWTGIPLSKLEEKESAKLARMEDALHGRIIGQEDAVVAVSRAIRRSRAGLKDSRRPVGSFVFLGPTGVGKTELARALAEYLFGDENALIRVDMSEYMEKFSVSRLLGAPPGYVGYEEGGYLTEKVRRRPYSVVLFDEIEKAHPDIFNMLLQVLDDGRLTDSVGHVVDFKNTILIMTSNLGTSFIGKRSAPGFLAEGDETSYERMKEKVLDELKRAFRPEFINRIDDIIVFHALSREHITAIVQLMVDRINKQLSDKGIQLEPTGAALDLLVQRGYDPTYGARQLRRTIQKYVEDPLAEAIVRGQFGDGARIEVDVEAGNFTFREIQIAEPRLALAER; from the coding sequence GTGTTCGAGAGATTTACGGAGAGAGCGCGGCGGGTCATCATCCTGGCGAGAGAAGAGGCGGGCCGCTTCCGCCATGATTTCGTCGGGACCGAGCACATCCTCCTGGGGCTCATCCGGGACGGCGAAGGGATCGCGACGGCCGTCCTCCAGCGCCTCGGCCTCAGGCTCGAGACGGTCAAGGCCGAGGTGGAGCGGGCGCTGGCCGGCTTCCCGAAGACCCTGACATTCGGCGAGGTGCCTTTCACGCCTCAGGCCAAGCGGGTCCTCGAGCTCAGCATCGAGGAAGCCCGCCAGCTCGGGCACAACTACATCGGCACCGAGCACCTCCTCCTGGGGCTCATGAAGGAGGGGCAGTCCATCGCGGCGAAGATCCTCGAATCCCTCGGTGCGCGCCTCGACGAGGTTCGCCAGGAGACGCTTGCGCTCTTGGGAGACCAGTACTACCCGCGTCCCAAGAAGCGCTCGCAGACACCGGTGCTCGACGAGTTCGCCCGCGATCTGACGCAGTTGGCCCGCGAGAGCAAGCTCGACCCGGTCATCGGGCGGGAGACGGAGATCGAGCGCGTCATCCAGATCCTCGCCCGGAGGACCAAGAACAACCCGGTCCTCATCGGGGAGCCCGGCGTCGGCAAAACGGCCATCGTCGAGGGGCTCGCCCAGCGCATCGTGGGCCACGAGGTGCCCGACGTGCTGGCGCAGAAGCGGCTCCTGCAGCTCGACCTGGGCGCCCTTGTAGCCGGCACGAAGTACCGCGGGCAGTTCGAGGAGCGGCTGAAGGCCGTCATGAAGGAGATCCGCCAGTCGGAGAATGTGGTGCTCTTCCTCGACGAGCTCCACACGCTGATCGGGGCGGGCGCCGCGGAAGGCGCGATCGACGCGTCGAACATGCTCAAGCCGGCGCTGTCGCGAGGCGAGATCCAGACCATCGGCGCGACGACGCTGGATGAGTACCGCAAGTACATCGAGAAGGACGGCGCGCTCGAGCGCCGCTTCCAGCCCGTTATCGTCCGCGCCCCCTCTGTGCCCGAGTCCGTGGAGATCATCAAGGGGCTGCGCCACAAGTACGAGGCGCATCATCGCGTAAAGATTACCGATGAGGCGATCGATGCGGCTGTGAAGCTCGCCGACCGCTACATCACGGACCGGCAGCTGCCTGACAAGGCCATCGACGTCATCGACGAGGCCTCCTCGCGCACCAGGCTGATGGCGCTGACCCCTCCGCCCGAGATCAAGGAGATCGGCAAGGAGGTCGAGCGCGTCGTCCGCGAGAAGGACATGTACCTGGAGGCCCAGGAGTTCGAGAAGGCCGCGTCTCTCCGGGAGAAAGAGAAGCTGCTCCGCGCGCGGGACGAGGAGATGAAGCGCGAGTGGGACAAGCGCAAGGGCAAGGGGCCCCAGACGGTCAGCGAGGAGGATATCGAGTACATCGTCTCACGCTGGACGGGCATCCCGCTGTCCAAGCTCGAGGAGAAGGAGTCTGCGAAGCTCGCCCGGATGGAAGACGCGCTCCACGGGCGCATCATCGGTCAGGAAGACGCGGTCGTCGCGGTGTCCCGCGCGATCCGCAGGTCGCGGGCAGGACTCAAGGACAGCCGGCGGCCCGTGGGATCCTTCGTGTTCCTCGGTCCGACGGGTGTGGGCAAGACGGAGCTGGCCCGGGCGCTGGCGGAGTACCTCTTCGGCGACGAAAACGCGCTCATCCGAGTGGACATGTCCGAGTACATGGAGAAGTTTTCCGTTTCGCGCCTGCTGGGGGCGCCTCCCGGCTACGTAGGCTACGAAGAGGGCGGTTACCTCACGGAGAAGGTGCGGCGCCGCCCGTATTCGGTCGTGCTCTTCGACGAAATCGAAAAAGCCCACCCGGATATCTTCAACATGCTGCTCCAGGTACTGGACGACGGGCGCCTGACCGATTCGGTGGGCCACGTGGTGGATTTCAAGAACACCATCCTGATCATGACGTCGAACCTGGGGACCAGCTTCATCGGCAAGCGGTCGGCCCCGGGCTTCCTGGCCGAAGGGGACGAGACGAGCTACGAGCGCATGAAAGAGAAGGTGCTGGACGAGTTGAAGCGCGCGTTCCGGCCGGAGTTCATCAACCGGATCGACGACATCATCGTGTTCCACGCGCTGTCCCGGGAGCACATCACTGCGATCGTGCAGCTCATGGTCGATCGCATCAACAAGCAGCTGTCGGACAAGGGCATCCAGCTCGAGCCCACCGGGGCTGCGCTGGACCTGCTCGTCCAGAGGGGATACGACCCGACTTACGGGGCGCGCCAGCTGAGGCGGACGATCCAAAAGTACGTCGAGGATCCGCTCGCCGAGGCGATCGTGCGCGGGCAGTTCGGGGACGGCGCGCGGATCGAGGTGGATGTCGAGGCGGGTAATTTCACCTTCCGCGAGATTCAGATCGCCGAGCCGAGGCTCGCGCTGGCGGAACGTTAG